The window TGGATGAGGCCGAGCACCGCGCCGAGGATGCCCACCGTGGGCGCGTAACCGCCCGCCGATTCGTAGACCTTGGCGCCGGCGACGCCCTCCTCGTAGCCCGCGTCGATCTCCGATTCGAGCGCGTCGCGCGCCACCTCGGGGTCGACGCCGTCCACGAGGAATTGGACCGCCTTGCGCAGGAACGAGTCGGAGATCCCGCCGAGCTTCGCCTCCAGGGCGAGGACGCCGTCCCGGCGGGCGACGCCTGCGAGCTCCACCAGCTCCTGGAGGAGCCTGCCGACGTCCTGCTTCGGTTCGGTGAAGGCGAGCTTCGCCATCTTCATGCCGCGGACGAAGTCGGCCTTCGGGGTGGCGACCATCACGGCGCCCAGCGTGCCGCCGAAGACGATGATCGCCGCGGTGATCTGGAGGATCGAACCGACGTGGCCGCCTTCGAGCGCCTGACCCGCGAGGATCGCCACGACCGCGATCACGAGGCCTGCCACCGTGGTGATGTCCATCGTCGCCTACCCTTCCCGCTGCGCTGCAGCGATCCGCCGCCGAAACGCCACCACCCGCTCGACCACTTCTTCGAGGGCCTCGCGCACCAGGATGCGCCCGCCGTTCGAGAGCGTCAGCATCGTGTCGGGGGTCCGCTCGACCGTGGCGACGAGATCGCTGTTCACGGCGATCTCGCGGCCGTCCAGCCTGGTGACGAGGATCATCTCCGCCACTCCTCGGCACGGAGCGTCGAAGTCTTAAGGGGCCGCCTCACCGCTTGAGCTGGATCAGGTCCGAGAGGAGCTGATCGGCCGTGGTGATCGTCTTCGAATTGGCCTGGAAGCCGCGCTGGGCGGTGATCATCCGCACGAACTCGGTGGCGAGGTCGACGTTCGACTGCTCCAGCGCGCCGGCGGCGA of the Vulgatibacter sp. genome contains:
- a CDS encoding flagellar motor protein — translated: MDITTVAGLVIAVVAILAGQALEGGHVGSILQITAAIIVFGGTLGAVMVATPKADFVRGMKMAKLAFTEPKQDVGRLLQELVELAGVARRDGVLALEAKLGGISDSFLRKAVQFLVDGVDPEVARDALESEIDAGYEEGVAGAKVYESAGGYAPTVGILGAVLGLIHVMENLSDPSKLGGGIAVAFVATVYGVGASNLLFLPMANKLKRKLALERDRKLLVTEGVLAIQDGLNPRVLEERLRAQAGSHAPAPSPAAAA
- a CDS encoding flagellar FlbD family protein; translated protein: MILVTRLDGREIAVNSDLVATVERTPDTMLTLSNGGRILVREALEEVVERVVAFRRRIAAAQREG